The Pirellulimonas nuda genome includes a region encoding these proteins:
- a CDS encoding TIGR03546 family protein encodes MLGLVRPLRQLAGLFTAHDSPRQVAAGVAIGMVLGLVPKGNLIAVLLGMTLMVFRVNRTAGLLSAALFSWIGLGMDGFTDRLGGIVLAAPSMQGAYAWLYDLPLGPWIGFNNTVVLGSLLTGLYLSYPCYLLTHLVYARLQPPALRWIARYRLGRWLMGADWSQRLGLTGVLGVK; translated from the coding sequence ATGCTCGGCCTTGTTCGGCCCCTCCGGCAGCTCGCCGGCCTGTTCACCGCCCACGACTCTCCCCGGCAAGTCGCCGCGGGCGTAGCCATCGGCATGGTGCTGGGCCTCGTCCCTAAGGGGAACCTGATCGCCGTCCTGCTCGGCATGACTCTCATGGTCTTTCGGGTAAACCGAACGGCCGGCCTGCTTTCGGCCGCGCTGTTCTCGTGGATCGGCCTGGGGATGGACGGGTTCACCGACCGGCTGGGCGGCATCGTGCTGGCGGCGCCCTCGATGCAGGGCGCCTACGCCTGGCTCTACGATCTGCCGCTCGGGCCGTGGATCGGCTTCAACAACACCGTGGTGCTGGGCTCGCTGCTGACGGGGCTCTACCTCAGCTACCCCTGCTACCTGCTAACGCACCTGGTCTACGCCCGGCTGCAGCCGCCGGCCTTGCGCTGGATCGCCCGCTACCGCCTGGGGCGGTGGCTGATGGGCGCCGATTGGTCGCAGCGGCTCGGGCTCACCGGCGTGCTGGGGGTCAAATGA
- the rplT gene encoding 50S ribosomal protein L20, protein MRVTTGVPRNRRRKRLFKQVKGYVGGRRKLIRTAQETLDRAGAYSFRDRKVRAREFRKLWIIRINAAARERGVRYSQFIAGLKKAGIELDRKTLSEMAIHDAAAFDAVVAKVKDALAA, encoded by the coding sequence ATGCGCGTAACCACCGGGGTTCCCCGTAACCGCCGCCGCAAGCGGCTCTTCAAGCAGGTCAAGGGCTACGTCGGCGGCCGGCGGAAGCTGATCCGCACCGCCCAGGAGACGCTCGACCGCGCAGGCGCCTACTCGTTCCGCGACCGCAAGGTCCGGGCCCGCGAGTTCCGCAAGCTGTGGATCATCCGCATCAACGCCGCGGCCCGCGAGCGGGGCGTCCGCTACAGCCAGTTCATCGCCGGACTGAAGAAGGCCGGGATCGAGCTCGACCGCAAGACGCTCTCCGAGATGGCCATCCACGACGCCGCCGCGTTCGACGCGGTCGTCGCCAAGGTCAAGGACGCCCTGGCCGCCTAG
- a CDS encoding BamA/TamA family outer membrane protein has protein sequence MNCRHEPYRCHPTAARVSRLRSVLAVAALLLAPAEILAQGGFGPGGGGSPSGGGGPLFGGEKQKKVVHGPSLAVTDEVVVDIRIEGNKTVPTARILGQMQTKVGRPYDPEAFKQDVRNLVSQQWLVDVRPLSESTEAGRVIVLRVVERPVIRYVEYLGNEGVSDRKLAKESGLKVGGAVDPFGVEQAKRRIEDYYQDQGFDRVEVSVIEGTQPSDQGVVFVISEGNKQKVWGVEFEGNTFLSDSRLKTKIKSKPGFLYLFGGKLNREELDADVNRLTEFYRSFGFFRARVGRLVEVNDGSSWATLRFVINEGQRYNVRTVRFMGNEKFTGDALASISKLPSGEPFEQAKMNADVEKLKEVYGSEGHIFADVRAEPVFLEQPGEIDLVYHIDEGKRFRIGRIFVHIEGDRPHTRIQTAINRLGMQPGDIADIRDIRDSERRLMASRLFNTDPSQGDPPRITFQIPEFQEEFTAEGERPTVRGQSPAPAPVQPANYQQTPTYRARGFGVYEVERPVLPPDGDEPIDVHLVYDKNGNLVPMPAAPVAPATAAPIIRGQSPAATSGWTNPPPPAAAAPASIYQQSLPPAAAPVYGGTLPAATDPASSYAGQGYAAPAAPQAYGAPASAYQTQPYQAQQIPSQPFAAQPAASQPGGVQPAQFVEPRHPQMLPPGVVGAPLTNPNQIPDRQDGGPFGIDPFSPVGNRSVDPYVDLTVRAGETQTGRFMVGVGVNSDAGVTGQILLDEQNFDWRRVPRSWQDWSDGTAFRGAGQHFRIEANPGTQVQRYAVSFQEPYLWDTPISLGLSGSYFQRQYRDWSEDRLGGRTSLGYQWTANDLSGSLSYRGEQIEIYDIPLGAPQELTEVLGTNQLHGFSARFANDTRDNPFLATQGHYLELTVEQVLGSFTYPRATIDARQYFLLNERPDHSGRHTVMLATQLGFTGANTPIYDHFFAGGYSTLRGFDFRGASPVKNGVEVGGEFQWLNTAQYMFPLTADDMIHGVAFCDFGTVEENVEIENLRVSPGVGLRITVPAMGPAPIALDFAWPIQYAPTDDREVFTFFIGFMR, from the coding sequence GTGAATTGCCGCCACGAGCCCTACCGTTGTCATCCGACCGCTGCGCGGGTATCGCGTCTGCGGTCGGTGCTGGCGGTGGCGGCGTTGTTACTCGCGCCAGCCGAAATCCTTGCCCAAGGCGGGTTTGGCCCCGGCGGCGGCGGGTCGCCCTCGGGCGGCGGCGGGCCTCTGTTTGGCGGTGAAAAGCAGAAGAAAGTCGTCCACGGCCCGTCGCTGGCGGTGACCGATGAGGTAGTGGTCGATATCCGCATCGAGGGGAACAAGACGGTCCCCACGGCCCGCATCCTGGGCCAGATGCAGACCAAGGTAGGCCGCCCCTACGACCCCGAGGCGTTCAAGCAGGACGTCCGCAACCTGGTTTCTCAGCAATGGCTGGTCGACGTCCGGCCGCTGTCGGAATCGACCGAGGCGGGGCGGGTGATCGTGCTGCGCGTGGTCGAGCGCCCCGTGATCCGCTACGTGGAGTACCTCGGCAACGAGGGGGTCTCCGACCGCAAGCTGGCCAAGGAATCGGGCCTGAAGGTCGGGGGCGCCGTCGACCCGTTCGGCGTCGAGCAGGCCAAGCGTCGCATCGAAGACTACTACCAAGATCAAGGCTTCGACCGGGTCGAGGTCTCTGTGATCGAAGGGACCCAGCCCTCCGACCAGGGGGTGGTGTTCGTGATCAGCGAAGGGAACAAGCAGAAGGTGTGGGGCGTCGAGTTTGAAGGCAACACGTTCCTTTCCGACTCGCGTCTGAAGACCAAGATCAAATCGAAGCCGGGCTTCTTGTACCTGTTCGGCGGCAAGCTGAACCGGGAAGAGCTCGACGCCGACGTCAACCGCCTCACCGAGTTTTACCGCTCCTTCGGCTTCTTCCGGGCGCGGGTCGGCCGGCTGGTGGAGGTCAACGACGGAAGCAGTTGGGCCACGCTGCGGTTCGTGATCAACGAGGGGCAGCGCTACAACGTGCGCACCGTCCGGTTCATGGGGAACGAAAAGTTCACCGGCGACGCGCTGGCCAGCATCTCGAAGCTCCCCTCGGGCGAGCCGTTCGAGCAGGCCAAGATGAACGCCGACGTTGAGAAGCTGAAAGAGGTCTACGGCAGCGAGGGGCACATCTTTGCCGACGTCCGCGCCGAACCGGTGTTCTTGGAGCAGCCCGGCGAGATCGACCTGGTCTACCACATCGACGAGGGGAAGCGGTTCCGCATCGGTCGGATCTTCGTCCACATCGAGGGCGACCGCCCTCACACCCGCATCCAGACCGCGATCAACCGGCTAGGTATGCAGCCTGGAGACATCGCGGACATCCGCGACATCCGCGACAGCGAACGCCGGCTGATGGCGAGCCGCTTGTTTAACACGGACCCCTCTCAGGGTGACCCGCCGCGGATCACGTTCCAGATCCCGGAGTTCCAGGAAGAGTTCACCGCGGAAGGAGAGAGGCCCACCGTCCGGGGCCAGTCGCCGGCGCCGGCCCCCGTGCAGCCGGCCAACTATCAGCAGACGCCCACCTACCGCGCACGCGGTTTCGGCGTATACGAGGTCGAACGCCCCGTGCTGCCCCCCGACGGCGACGAGCCGATCGACGTGCACTTGGTCTACGACAAGAACGGCAACCTCGTCCCCATGCCGGCCGCCCCGGTCGCCCCGGCCACGGCGGCGCCGATCATCCGCGGGCAGTCCCCCGCGGCGACATCCGGCTGGACCAACCCGCCCCCGCCGGCGGCCGCGGCGCCGGCTTCGATCTACCAGCAATCGCTCCCCCCCGCGGCGGCGCCGGTCTACGGCGGCACGCTGCCGGCCGCGACCGACCCGGCCTCGTCTTACGCGGGCCAGGGCTACGCCGCGCCCGCGGCGCCGCAGGCCTACGGGGCGCCGGCGTCTGCCTACCAGACGCAGCCCTACCAAGCCCAACAAATCCCTTCCCAGCCGTTCGCTGCCCAACCGGCCGCTTCACAGCCCGGCGGCGTACAGCCGGCGCAGTTTGTCGAGCCCCGGCATCCGCAGATGCTGCCGCCCGGCGTTGTCGGCGCCCCGCTCACCAATCCAAACCAGATCCCCGACCGGCAGGACGGCGGGCCGTTCGGGATCGATCCGTTCTCGCCCGTGGGGAACCGCTCCGTTGACCCATACGTCGACCTGACGGTCCGCGCCGGTGAAACGCAGACCGGCCGGTTCATGGTCGGCGTCGGCGTGAACTCCGACGCGGGCGTCACCGGGCAGATCTTGCTCGACGAGCAGAACTTCGACTGGCGCCGTGTGCCGCGGAGCTGGCAAGACTGGTCGGACGGCACCGCCTTCCGCGGGGCCGGGCAGCACTTCCGCATCGAGGCCAACCCGGGCACCCAGGTGCAGCGCTACGCGGTGAGCTTCCAAGAGCCCTACCTGTGGGACACCCCGATCAGCCTCGGCCTCTCCGGCAGCTACTTCCAGCGTCAGTACCGCGACTGGAGCGAAGACCGCCTCGGCGGACGCACGTCGCTCGGCTACCAGTGGACCGCCAACGACCTCTCGGGTTCGCTCTCGTACCGGGGCGAACAGATCGAGATCTACGACATCCCGCTCGGGGCTCCGCAGGAACTCACCGAGGTGTTGGGCACCAACCAACTACACGGCTTCAGCGCCCGTTTTGCGAACGACACGCGTGACAACCCGTTCTTGGCGACTCAGGGCCACTACCTCGAGCTGACGGTCGAGCAGGTGCTCGGCTCGTTCACCTACCCGCGAGCGACGATCGACGCCCGCCAATACTTCTTGCTCAATGAACGCCCCGACCACTCGGGCCGGCACACCGTCATGCTGGCGACCCAACTCGGCTTCACCGGCGCCAACACGCCGATCTACGACCACTTCTTTGCCGGCGGCTACTCCACGCTCCGCGGGTTCGACTTCCGCGGCGCCTCGCCCGTCAAGAACGGGGTCGAGGTGGGCGGCGAGTTCCAGTGGCTCAACACCGCGCAATACATGTTCCCGCTCACCGCGGACGACATGATCCACGGCGTCGCGTTCTGCGACTTCGGCACCGTGGAAGAGAACGTCGAGATCGAAAACCTCCGCGTCTCGCCGGGCGTCGGCCTGCGGATCACGGTCCCCGCGATGGGCCCCGCGCCCATCGCGCTCGACTTCGCCTGGCCGATCCAGTACGCGCCGACGGACGACCGCGAGGTCTTCACCTTCTTCATCGGCTTCATGCGGTAA
- a CDS encoding TIGR03545 family protein, which produces MMITRVKKLLRWDYIAVRLILLFVLLYVSEVGLAIALKWGAVTAGQAATGARVDVDKVKASLLGARVAIGHVQIADPRSPMKNLVEADSIELDFDGRALLHGSATADLGVIRGLRFGTDRVTSGELEKSDGADDQSGPAAPSWMADAASQRAAAWMDDLEGRFAEDVTAQFESVRLAEELAAKWPAEYASLAAEARQIQGEVKLLEQQAKDARQNPLRNVEFIRDLPSRITGYQQKLKSLRGRMTALPESVRADRQRVAQARQHDEALLREKLKVNNANAQQLTDYLLGEQIGQPLAQMVGWLKWARALAPSKPEQATTTAKRGQDVRFAGCQVLPNLLVRRLELEGVVRVAGRSADLRGVVTDFTTQPRVLGQPMRIAIDTTGALPIVLRGTIDRTGDSPLDELVAECATVALPKADLGAGRRLRLDVAPSTAAVSVSVRLEGDALDGDIQINQQQVRISSRVDGDFGPVSGRVLTGAVDQSLGRLDKLVTRVTLTGTLDEPKWEVWSTLGPAVAEAVDRAVAGVVQQQTDRLAGEAQKQVDAQLQKLDSQLAAARDKATAAIDEPVKKLEQLVAETTQKALGNALPVQQLGEKFFPLKR; this is translated from the coding sequence ATGATGATTACACGCGTCAAGAAACTGCTGCGCTGGGACTACATCGCCGTACGGCTGATCCTGCTGTTCGTGCTGCTGTACGTTTCGGAGGTCGGGCTGGCGATCGCGCTCAAGTGGGGCGCCGTAACGGCCGGCCAAGCCGCTACCGGGGCGCGGGTAGACGTCGACAAGGTCAAGGCGTCGCTGCTGGGCGCCCGGGTGGCGATCGGCCACGTGCAGATCGCCGACCCGCGGAGCCCGATGAAGAACCTGGTCGAGGCAGACTCGATCGAGCTCGACTTCGACGGCCGCGCCCTGCTGCACGGCAGCGCCACCGCCGACCTGGGAGTGATCCGCGGCCTGCGGTTCGGGACCGACCGGGTCACTTCGGGCGAGCTCGAGAAATCGGACGGGGCCGACGACCAGTCCGGGCCCGCCGCCCCGTCGTGGATGGCGGACGCGGCGTCGCAGCGGGCCGCGGCCTGGATGGACGACCTCGAGGGCCGCTTCGCCGAGGACGTGACCGCGCAGTTCGAGTCGGTCCGCCTGGCCGAGGAGCTGGCCGCCAAGTGGCCCGCCGAGTACGCGTCGCTGGCGGCCGAGGCGCGGCAGATCCAGGGCGAAGTCAAACTGCTCGAACAGCAAGCCAAAGATGCGCGGCAAAACCCGCTGCGCAATGTCGAGTTCATCCGCGACCTGCCCAGCCGTATCACCGGCTACCAGCAGAAGCTCAAGAGCCTGCGCGGGCGGATGACCGCCCTGCCTGAATCGGTGCGCGCCGACCGCCAGCGCGTGGCCCAGGCCCGCCAGCACGACGAGGCGCTGCTGCGGGAGAAGCTGAAGGTGAACAACGCCAACGCACAGCAGCTCACTGACTACCTGCTGGGCGAGCAGATCGGCCAGCCGCTGGCGCAAATGGTGGGTTGGCTGAAGTGGGCGCGGGCGCTCGCTCCCTCGAAACCGGAGCAGGCCACGACCACCGCGAAGCGGGGCCAAGATGTCCGGTTCGCCGGCTGCCAGGTGCTGCCGAATCTGCTGGTCCGCCGGCTGGAGCTCGAAGGGGTGGTGCGGGTCGCCGGCCGCTCGGCCGACCTCCGCGGCGTGGTGACGGACTTTACGACGCAGCCCCGGGTGCTCGGGCAGCCGATGCGGATCGCCATCGACACGACCGGCGCCCTGCCGATTGTGCTGCGAGGTACCATCGACCGCACGGGCGACTCGCCGCTGGACGAGCTGGTTGCCGAGTGCGCCACGGTGGCCCTGCCCAAGGCAGACCTGGGCGCCGGTCGCAGGCTGCGGCTCGACGTGGCGCCCTCGACCGCCGCGGTGTCGGTAAGCGTGCGGCTCGAAGGGGATGCGCTGGACGGCGACATCCAGATCAACCAGCAGCAGGTGCGGATCTCGTCGCGCGTTGACGGCGATTTCGGGCCGGTTTCGGGCCGTGTGCTGACGGGCGCCGTCGATCAGTCGCTCGGCCGGCTCGACAAGCTGGTGACCCGGGTCACCCTGACGGGGACGCTGGACGAGCCGAAGTGGGAGGTTTGGTCCACGCTGGGGCCGGCCGTCGCCGAGGCGGTCGACCGGGCCGTGGCCGGCGTGGTGCAGCAGCAGACCGATCGGCTGGCCGGCGAGGCGCAAAAGCAGGTCGACGCCCAGCTCCAGAAGCTTGATTCCCAGCTAGCAGCGGCCCGCGACAAGGCGACCGCCGCGATCGACGAGCCGGTGAAGAAGCTGGAGCAGTTGGTGGCCGAAACCACGCAAAAGGCGTTGGGCAACGCCCTGCCGGTGCAGCAGCTTGGCGAGAAGTTCTTCCCGCTCAAGCGGTAG
- a CDS encoding type II toxin-antitoxin system VapC family toxin, with translation MRRLIDTGVLLRLFDRSDANHVAIRDALRRLRAVGDTLVTTQQNIAEFWSVSTRPQSARGGYGQTPEESNRRVDFIENWGEVLPEAPDAYIEWRRLLVKHAVRGVSVHDCRIAALMRSSGIRSIVTLNGKDFARYEGIEAMAPEDLLR, from the coding sequence ATGCGGCGCCTAATCGACACCGGCGTGCTGCTCCGGCTTTTCGACCGGAGCGACGCGAACCATGTCGCCATTCGGGATGCGCTACGTCGGCTTCGCGCAGTTGGCGATACGTTGGTCACAACACAGCAGAACATCGCAGAGTTCTGGAGCGTTTCGACACGGCCACAATCCGCACGCGGCGGCTACGGTCAGACTCCCGAAGAGTCCAACCGTCGCGTAGATTTCATCGAGAATTGGGGCGAGGTGTTGCCGGAGGCGCCCGACGCATACATCGAATGGCGACGGCTGCTCGTTAAGCACGCGGTGCGGGGAGTCTCTGTCCACGACTGTCGAATCGCAGCCTTGATGCGTAGTTCCGGCATTCGCAGCATCGTCACTCTCAACGGCAAAGATTTCGCTCGGTACGAAGGGATCGAGGCGATGGCGCCGGAAGACTTGCTTCGGTAA
- the pheT gene encoding phenylalanine--tRNA ligase subunit beta, producing the protein MIVSWKWLNDYVKLAMSLDELCDRLTLTGLNLEGVEKRGDDWAIDLEVTSNRPDCLGHVGVAREVSVLWNTDLRKPDPRPKALGAPVEKLTSVTVTSPELCPRYTARVIRGVKIGPSPDWLAERLRSVGVAVINNVVDVTNFVMLECGQPLHAFDFAKLKGAKIIVRPSRAGEPFTAIDHKTYELPAGLCVIADAERPVAMAGVMGGFDTEVSESTVDVLIESADFEPMAVRAAARKHNLHSPSSYRFERGVDPEGIDWASRRACELILETAGGELCEGVIDVAAQATHAKHIAFRPAQTERILGIQVDEHESKEILTSLGCAVLAPEAHTWTVAPPSWRADLSREIDLIEEIARIHGYDRIPEDARVPLCPSSRTTEDVVLEQVRGVLTAAGFDEALTLSAVEPDWIESFRPWTQAAPLATSTSVLRRADRLRQSVVPSLLACRRTNETLSNERIEQFEIAKVYLPQQDGLPIEKRVLALASGGEFRAVKGVIETLFAKSAPDAAPDYQPLADPGFAPARGAEIMLAGQRVGVLGEASKRTLDAFDLRRKATVAEIDLGPLVAAAQLVRTAGTLSAFPQVARDLNVVFDLGVHWSEVERIAREVGGDVVEAVTFQDDSYRDPQQLGPGKKSVLFSVVLRKPDGTLTSEEADGVRDRIVAALGKELGGSLRA; encoded by the coding sequence ATGATCGTCTCCTGGAAGTGGCTCAACGACTACGTGAAGCTCGCGATGAGCCTCGATGAGCTGTGCGATCGGCTCACGCTGACCGGGCTGAACCTGGAAGGGGTCGAGAAGCGCGGGGACGACTGGGCGATCGACCTTGAGGTCACCAGCAACCGCCCCGACTGCCTGGGGCACGTCGGCGTGGCGCGGGAAGTCTCGGTGTTGTGGAACACCGACCTCCGCAAGCCCGACCCGCGGCCGAAGGCGCTGGGCGCCCCGGTTGAGAAACTCACTAGCGTCACCGTTACGTCGCCCGAGCTTTGCCCGCGTTACACCGCCCGAGTGATCCGCGGCGTGAAGATCGGCCCCAGCCCCGACTGGCTCGCGGAGCGGCTGCGTTCGGTCGGCGTCGCGGTGATCAACAACGTGGTCGACGTGACCAACTTCGTGATGCTGGAGTGTGGCCAGCCGCTGCACGCGTTCGACTTCGCGAAGCTCAAGGGCGCGAAGATCATCGTCCGCCCCTCACGGGCCGGCGAGCCCTTCACCGCGATCGACCACAAGACCTACGAGCTCCCCGCCGGGCTGTGTGTGATCGCGGACGCCGAGCGCCCCGTCGCCATGGCGGGCGTGATGGGGGGCTTCGACACCGAGGTCTCCGAGTCGACCGTCGACGTGCTGATCGAGTCGGCCGACTTCGAGCCCATGGCGGTCCGGGCCGCGGCACGCAAGCACAACCTGCACAGCCCCAGCAGCTACCGCTTCGAACGGGGCGTCGATCCCGAAGGGATCGACTGGGCCAGCCGGCGGGCGTGCGAGTTGATCCTTGAGACGGCCGGCGGCGAGCTGTGCGAAGGCGTTATTGACGTCGCTGCGCAAGCAACTCACGCCAAGCACATCGCTTTCCGCCCGGCGCAGACCGAGCGTATCCTCGGCATCCAGGTGGACGAGCACGAGTCGAAGGAGATCCTCACCTCACTCGGGTGCGCGGTGCTGGCCCCCGAGGCCCACACGTGGACCGTGGCGCCCCCCTCCTGGCGGGCCGATCTCTCGCGCGAGATCGACCTGATCGAAGAGATCGCCCGCATCCACGGCTACGACCGTATCCCCGAAGACGCCCGCGTGCCGCTCTGCCCGTCGAGCCGCACCACGGAAGACGTGGTGCTGGAGCAGGTCCGCGGCGTGCTAACCGCGGCCGGTTTCGACGAGGCGCTGACGCTCAGCGCCGTTGAGCCCGACTGGATCGAGTCGTTCCGCCCCTGGACCCAGGCCGCGCCGCTGGCGACCAGCACCAGCGTGCTGCGACGCGCGGACCGGCTCAGGCAGAGCGTGGTCCCCAGCCTGCTCGCCTGCCGGCGGACCAACGAGACGCTCTCCAACGAGCGGATCGAGCAGTTCGAGATCGCCAAGGTCTACCTGCCTCAGCAGGACGGCCTGCCCATCGAGAAGCGGGTGCTCGCGCTGGCCAGCGGCGGCGAGTTCCGCGCCGTCAAAGGGGTGATCGAGACGCTCTTCGCCAAGAGTGCGCCCGACGCGGCCCCCGACTACCAGCCGCTGGCCGACCCCGGCTTCGCCCCCGCACGCGGCGCGGAGATCATGTTGGCCGGCCAACGGGTCGGTGTGCTGGGAGAGGCGAGCAAGCGGACGCTCGACGCGTTCGACCTCCGCCGCAAGGCCACGGTCGCCGAGATCGACCTCGGCCCGCTGGTAGCGGCCGCGCAGTTGGTCCGCACCGCCGGAACGCTGTCGGCCTTCCCACAAGTGGCCCGCGACCTGAACGTGGTGTTCGACCTGGGCGTCCACTGGAGCGAAGTCGAAAGGATCGCCCGCGAGGTTGGCGGTGACGTTGTGGAAGCGGTCACGTTCCAAGACGACAGCTACCGCGACCCCCAGCAGCTCGGCCCCGGTAAAAAGAGCGTGCTGTTCTCCGTGGTGCTGAGAAAGCCCGATGGGACGTTGACCAGCGAAGAAGCGGACGGGGTGCGCGACCGGATTGTGGCGGCGCTGGGGAAGGAGCTTGGGGGCTCGCTGCGAGCGTGA
- the pheS gene encoding phenylalanine--tRNA ligase subunit alpha: MSLEQFVADLDAFADEAVRALSGATDQAAVESARVAYLGAKAGRLKDLQKGMGAVDKGDKPAAGKKLNEVKAAVEAALDAAQTRLASSSTGPRDDGFDVTLPGVPLRLGRLHPITQTIERMKEIMGRLGFSAVEGPEIEDDWHNFEALNIPLSHPARDPLDNFYLQQQEGREARGEGREARDEGRASASSSPSPLAPNPSLLLRSQTSTVQIRVMENTPPPVRIISLGRVYRPDTADATHYPMFHQIEGLLIDRGVTMADLKSTLRMFCQSFFGAGSRETGEDLHIRFRPSFFPFTEPSVEVDMNWQDGWMEMGGAGMVDPNVLKAVGYDPEEVTGFAFGLGVERICMRQHNIRDIRDLYTNDVRFLGQF; this comes from the coding sequence ATGTCTCTTGAGCAATTCGTCGCCGACCTCGACGCCTTCGCCGACGAGGCGGTGCGCGCGCTGAGCGGAGCGACCGACCAAGCGGCGGTCGAATCGGCCCGCGTCGCCTACCTCGGCGCCAAGGCGGGCCGGCTCAAAGACCTGCAGAAGGGGATGGGCGCCGTCGACAAGGGCGACAAGCCCGCCGCCGGCAAAAAGCTGAACGAGGTCAAGGCCGCCGTCGAGGCGGCGCTCGACGCCGCGCAGACGCGTCTTGCTTCCTCTTCCACCGGCCCGCGCGATGATGGCTTCGACGTCACCTTGCCGGGCGTGCCTCTGCGGCTCGGCCGGCTCCACCCGATCACGCAGACGATCGAGCGGATGAAGGAGATCATGGGCCGGCTGGGCTTCTCGGCTGTTGAGGGTCCGGAGATCGAAGACGATTGGCACAACTTCGAGGCGCTGAACATCCCGCTCAGCCACCCGGCCCGCGACCCGCTGGACAATTTCTACTTGCAGCAGCAAGAGGGTCGAGAGGCGAGGGGCGAGGGGCGAGAGGCGAGAGACGAGGGACGGGCAAGCGCGTCTTCTAGCCCCTCGCCCCTCGCCCCTAACCCCTCGCTGCTGCTCCGTAGCCAGACCAGCACGGTGCAGATCCGCGTGATGGAGAACACCCCGCCCCCGGTGCGGATCATCTCGCTGGGACGCGTCTACCGCCCCGACACGGCCGACGCCACGCACTACCCCATGTTCCACCAGATCGAGGGGCTGCTGATCGACCGCGGCGTAACAATGGCCGACCTCAAGAGCACGCTGCGGATGTTCTGCCAGAGCTTCTTCGGCGCCGGTTCTCGGGAGACAGGGGAGGACCTGCACATCCGCTTCCGCCCGTCGTTCTTCCCGTTCACCGAGCCCAGCGTTGAAGTCGACATGAACTGGCAAGACGGCTGGATGGAGATGGGGGGCGCCGGCATGGTCGACCCCAACGTCCTCAAAGCCGTCGGCTACGACCCCGAGGAAGTGACCGGCTTCGCCTTCGGCCTGGGGGTCGAACGCATCTGCATGCGGCAACACAACATCCGCGACATCCGCGACCTGTACACGAACGACGTGCGGTTCTTGGGGCAGTTTTGA
- the rpmI gene encoding 50S ribosomal protein L35 — translation MPKQKTHKGTKKRFRLSAGGKAMHRSAGTSHLAARMSQKRKRKLRGTTVTDDAFAGVIRKMLAGNSY, via the coding sequence ATGCCCAAGCAAAAGACCCACAAAGGCACCAAGAAGCGGTTCCGTCTGTCCGCGGGGGGCAAGGCCATGCACCGCAGCGCCGGCACCAGCCACTTGGCGGCCCGCATGTCGCAGAAGCGGAAGCGCAAGCTCCGCGGAACCACGGTAACGGACGATGCGTTCGCCGGGGTGATCCGCAAGATGCTCGCCGGCAACAGCTACTAG